GTCCGGTGACCCCCGATGACGCCCGGGAGATGGTCGACGAGATCAGGAGCAACGCCCTTCTTCGCGGCGCGAGGGGAGAGGCACCGGCCGACATCGAGGCGATCGTCGACGTCATCTGCCGCGTCTCCGCGTTGGCCATGGAGTTCGAGGACATCACCGAGCTCGACATCAACCCGCTCATCGTTGGTATGCGTTCAACGGGAGCGGTCGCTGCAGACATCCGCATCGGGATCGGAGGATGACCATGCGCTCCATCATCGTCACGTCGACGAAGCCGTACACGGGCAAGAGCGGTATCGCCGTCGCACTCACCCGGATCCTCGCCGACAGGGGCTACGACGTCGGCTACTTCAAGCCGTACGGGACGATGCCGGTCACCGTCGACGGTGTGACCACCGACGAGGACGCGCTGTACGTCAACCAGGTCCTGGAGCGACCGTCTCCGCTTGACGCTGTCTGTCCGGTCGTACGGACCCAGGCGTTCATAGAGCGCATGTTGGCGGGCGAGGCGGCGGATACGCACCCTGCGGTCCTCGACGCGTTCGACCGATGCTCGGCAGGTCGGGACGTGATGGTGGTAGAGGGCCCCACCGAGCCTGCGCAAGGCACCTGCGCCGGACTGTCCCTGGGCGATATCGGTCCGCTGCTGTCGGCGCCGGTCCTGCTCGTCGACCGGCCACGCCCCACCGACCTCCCCGAAGACGCTCTCTGGATGGCGCACTACCTTGGCGAACAGCTGTGCGGCGTCATCCTGAACGGGATCCACGAGTCACGGCTGCCCGTCGCCCGTGAGCGCATCGTCCCCTTCCTCGAGTCCCGCGGAGTACCGATGCTCGGCGTGATCCCGTTCGACCCCGCGCTCGGCTCGGTCACCGTCAGGGAGATCGTCGATGCCCTCGATGCCGTGGTCATCACCGCCGAAGACCGGCTGCAGGACACGGTGGAGGCGTTCATGGTAGGAGCCATGGGTCAGGAGAAGGCGTTGCGGTTCTTCCGTCGCAAGGCGAACAAGGCGGTCATCACCGGAGGCGACCGCGCCGACGTCCAGCTTGCGGCCCTTGAGACCAGCACCCGCGCCATCGTCCTCACCGGCAACCTCAGGCCGGACCCGTTCGTCATCGCCCGTGCCGAGGATCTCGGGGTGCCGATGCTCCTGGTGGACACCGACACGCTCACTGCCGTGGAGCGGATGGAGGCGCTGCTCGGGCGTGTGCATCTCCACGACCCGCTCAAGGCTGCTAGAATACGCCGGATGCTCGAGGAGCACTGCGATCTGGAGAGGCTCCTGAGCGCCATCGGTCTGTGAACGTACGCATGATGCGGGAGGAGCCACCGGTGCATGACAAGCCAGTGACGGTCGCTGTGGACGCCATGGGCGGCGATCACGCACCGGACGTCGTCATCGACGGGGTACGGACGGCGTTGCAGCAGGACGCGTCCCTCTCTGTGCTGCTCGTAGGCACCGAGGAGGTCCTCGCCTCGTTCGAGCACGAGCGTTGCACAGCGGTGGTCGCGACCGAGACCATCGCGATGGACGAGCATCCGGCCTCCGCGGTCCGCTCGAAGAAGGACAGCTCGATCGTCGTCGGCTGTCGCCTCGTGCGCGAAGGACGCGCCCGCGGGTTCTTCAGTGCAGGCAGCACCGGCGCATGCATGGCTGCGGCGACGCTTGGCATGGGGCGCCTCTCCGGTGTCGTGCGGCCAGCCCTCGCCACGGTCATCCCCGCCGGAGCACGCCCCACGACCCTCATCGATATCGGCGCCAACGCCGACGTCAAACCGGAGATGATCGTGCAGTTCGCATACATGGGTAGCGCGTACTCCCGCGTGCTCCTCGGTGTGGAGGAACCCACGATCGGCCTGCTCAACATCGGCGAAGAGCCCACGAAAGGGTCCGCGCTCGCACAGGAGGCGTATGCGCTGTTGGGAGAGGTCCCCGGGTTCGTCGGCAACGTCGAGGGCGCGGATGTCCCTTCAGGCGTCGTCGACGTGATCGTCACTGACGGCTTCACTGGCAACGTGACGCTGAAGGTCCTCGAGGGGCTGTCGAGAGTGCTGCTGGGTGAAGTGAAGACCGCGCTTACGTCCTCGATAGCGGCCAAGATGGCCGCCGCAGTGGTGCAGCCCTCGCTCATCGCCCTGAAGGAGCGCCTCGATCCGGACGTCTACGGTGGAGCGCCGCTGCTTGGTGTGAACGGTGTCTGCATGATCGGCCATGGCAGCTCCAACGCCAGGGCCGTGGCGAGTGGCGTCGTGGCCACGGCCCGCGCCATACGTGGAGACCTGACCGGCCAGATCGCTGCGTCCCTCGCGCCTTCGGCCGGGGTGGACGCATAAGCAGCCTCCGGGATGCCCGTGCGCCCGTGAACGGGTACACTACTCGGACATTCAGCCGCGCCGCGCCACGTGCGACGCACGACGAGGGGCCATGCACCACATGACACACGCCGCCATCACCGGGGTAGGGGCGTACCTCCCGGAGCACGTGCTGACCAACGACGACCTCGCGGGTATGGTTGACACCACCGACGAGTGGATCGTGACCCGGACCGGCATCCGGGAGCGACGGATCGTCGCCGAGGGACAGTCCACGTCCGACCTTGCCGTCGAAGCCGGCCGCGCCGCTCTTGCGGACGCCGGCATGGAGCCCCACGACATCGACCTCCTGGTCGTGGGAACGGGCAGCCCGGACCACATCATGCCCTCCACAGCAGCGCTGACGCAGGACAGGCTTGGTCTCACCTGCGGTGCGGTCGACATCATGGCGGCGTGTACGAGCTTCATCGCCGCGCTCCACCACGCCACGTGCGTCATCGAGGCCGGCCGGGCCCGGAAGGTGCTCGTGATCGGCGCCGACGCCCTCACGCGGCACATCGACTTCAATGACAGGCGCACCTGCGTGCTCTTCGGAGACGGTGCCGGCGCGGTCGTGCTCGAGGCCTCGGACGAGCCCGGCGTCATGGGGATCGACCTCGGCTCCGACGGGTCGGGCGCCGACGTGCTCATCGTACCTGCCGGCGGCGCAGCCGCGCCCTGCACACCCGAGCGTGTCGCGAACGGCGAACACCGGCTCCGCATGTCGGGCGGCGAGGTCTTCAAGTTCGCGGTCCGGATGATCCCCGAGACGACGCGGCGGGCCCTGGAAGCGTCGGGGCTTTCGGCCGACGACCTCACATGGCTCGTTCCGCACCAGGCGAACCAGCGCATACTCGACGCGGTGCCTGCCCGTCTCGGCATCGCGCCTGAGCGCGTCTTCTCCAACGTGGCGATGCTCGGGAACACGTCCGCCGCGTCGATACCGCTTGCACTGCACGACATGTATACTGGCGACCACCTGCAACCCGGAGACGTCCTTGCGCTTGTAGGATTCGGCGCCGGACTCACCTGGGGCGCGGCGGTCGTCCGCTGGACTAAGGGGCCCAACGAATGACACTCACGACCAGGATCACCACGCTGCTGGATATCGAGCATCCCGTGATGCAGGGAGGCATGGCCTGGACCGCCACGGCCGAGTTGTCCGCGGCGGTGAGCAACGCCGGCGGCATCGGCGTGATCGGCGCCGGGCATATGCCCACGGACCTGCTCCGGGAGCAGATCCAGCTGGCCAAGGAGCTCACCGGCCGGCCGTTCGGGGTCAACCTCATGCTGCTCACGCCGCATATAGACGATATCGTGGCGATGGTCCTCGAAGAGCACGTGCCGATGGTGACCACTGGCGCCGGGAATCCGGCCAAGTACATGGGTCCGCTCAAGGACGCCGGCATCATCGTGATCCCGATCGTCCCCTCGGTGGCGCTGGCCAAGCGGATGGAGTCCATTGGCGCTGACGCCATCATCGGGGAAGGCATGGAGGCCGGTGGGCATATCGGCGAACTCACCACGATGGTGCTCACGCCTCAGCTCGTCGACGCGGTGGACATCCCCGTTATCGCCGCGGGCGGTATCGCCGACGGCAGGGGGGCGGCTGCGGCCTTCGCGCTCGGCGCCGAGGGAGTCCAGCTCGGCACCCGGTTCATGTGCGCCGAGGAGTGCACCATCCACCCCGCGGTCAAGGAGCAGGTCCTCAAGGCCCGGGACCGCGATACGATCGTGACGGGACGGTCCACGGGCCACCCTGTGCGCGTTCTCAAGAACAAGCTCGCTCGGCAGATCATGGAGCTCGACCGCGACAACCGGTCTGCCGAGATCGAGGCGCTCGGTGCGGGTAAGCTCGCCCAGGCCATGCGCCAGGGTGACATCGAGATGGGCAGCCTGATGGCCGGCCAGTCGGCCGCGATGGTGTCGTGTATCGAGCCCGCCGCATCCATCGTCGAGGGTATCGTGGCCGAGGCGGAAGAGACGCTCAGGCGTCTCGGCGCGTGGGCGGGCCAGTGACGATGGGGGCTGGCGCAGCGTTCGTCTTCCCGGGGCAGGGGTCGCAGCGGGTGGGTATGCTCGACGCGCTGCCGTCAGCGGCACTCCCGGAATCCTTGCTCGACCTGGCGGAGGACGTGAGCGGTCTACCTGTGCGCGCGATCGCCACTGAAGGGCCCGCCTCCGCTCTCGCCGACACGCGCGTGGCTCAACCTCTCCTGTTCGTCTCCGGGCTGGCCTGGGCGCGTGTCGCCGACTCATCGGGCGTGCGGCCGCGTGCGGTGGCCGGTCACAGCCTCGGCGAGCTGACAGCGCTCGTCTACGCCGGCGTCATGGAGCCGGATGATGGTATGCGGCTGGTGTGCGAGCGCGCCAGACTGATGGCGGAGGCCGCAACGGCGGTTCCCGGTACCATGGCTGCGGTGCTCGGCATGTCGTCCGAGGAGATCGCCGCCGTCATCGACGGCCTCGACGGCGTCTGGGTGGGCAATGAGAACGGACCGGGCCAGGTGACCATCTCGGGCACGCATCCCGGTGTGGAGCGCGCTACCGCGGCGCTCCTGGGCGCGGGTGCTCGACGCGTGGTGTCTCTAGCCGTCGCCGGTGCGTTCCACTCGCCGCTCATGGCGGATGCCTCGGCCGCGTTCAGCGCGCTTCTCGAGACCGTGACGTTCGCAGACGCCCGCATCCCCGTTGCGCAGAACACCGACCCGTCCCTCGTCACGAGCGCACCGCTCATCAGGGAGCGCCTCGCCACACAGATGGTCCGCCCTGTCGGCTGGACCGCCATCATGGAGAGCCTCCGCTCGGAAGGCGTCGGGGTGCTGGCCGAGTGCGGCCCCGGTGCGGTGCTGACCGGCATGACCCGTCGTATGGAGGGCCTCGAAGGGGTATCTCTGGAGACAGACGGGGCCGAAAGACTCAGAGAGGTGGTACTCGGATGAACCGTCTCGAGGGACGTGTCGCGCTCGTGACGGGTGGCTCGCGAGGTATCGGCGCCGCCATCGCCACACGGCTCGCTGCAGAAGGAGCATCCGTGGCGATCGGCTTCGCGGGTCGTGAGGAAGCAGCCTCCGAGGTCGTCTCGGCGATCGAGAAGGCAGGTGGCAGGGCTCTCGCCCTACAGGGCGACATCAGCGACCCTGACGCGAGCGCCGCGCTCGTGGAGCGCACGGTATCCGAGTACGGGCGCCTCGATGTGCTCGTGAACAACGCGGGGATCACGCGTGACGGCCTGCTGGTCCGGATGTCCGACGACGACTGGCATGCGGTGATAGAGACCAACCTGAGCGGCGCGTTCTACACCACGCGGGCGGCCTCGCGGATCATGATGAAGCAGCGCGCGGGGTCTATCGTGAACATCGCTTCGGTCGTAGGCATGATGGGTAATGCCGGCCAGGTCAACTACGCTGCCGCAAAGGCCGGCCTGATCGGGCTGACGAAGACGGTCGCCCGCGAGCTGGCCGGCCGTGGGGTGCGGGCCAACGCCGTCGCCCCCGGTTTCATCGAGACGGACATGACGGCATCGCTGCCTGACGCGGCACGTGAGGGCGCCTTGTCCATGATCGCGATGGGACGGATGGGGTCCGTCGAGGACATCGCGGCTGTGGTGGCGTTCCTTGCGAGTGACGATGCCGCATATATCACCGGTCAGGTCATCGCCGTTGATGGCGGCATGACCTTCGCATAGCCGGGCCAACGCGACAGCGCTGGAAGGAGGTGTTTCGTATGGAGCAGGAGGAGATCTTCGCGAAAGTGAAGGACGTCATCGTCGACCAGCTCTCGGTGGATGATGACGATGTCACCCCCGAGGCGTCGTTCTTCGACGACCTCGGCGCCGACTCGCTCGATATCGTCGAGCTCGTCATGGCGCTTGAGGATTCGTTCGGCGTGTCCATCCCGGACGAAGAGGCCGAGTCGATCAAGACGGTCGGCGACGCGGTGGAGTACATCGCGACGAACCTGGACTAGCGCGGCTGAACCGGCCGCTTTGCGGCGGCACCACCCTCACGCGGGTGGTGCCGCCCGCGCACCGCTAGGAGGAAGCATGGAGATGCCAACGCTCACGATCGGATCCCGGACCGCTCGCCTGCCCATAGTCCAGGGCGGCATGGCGGTGCGGATCTCGCTCTCGCCGCTCGCCGCGGCTGTAGCCGAAGCCGGGGGAGTGGGACTGATCGCGGGTTCGGGTCTCACCGTCGACGAGTTGGCGGCCGAGGTGCGTGCGGCTCGCGCTGCCACCTCGGGTGTCATCGGCGTCAACATCATGGTGGCCGTCCGGGCGTTCAAGGACCTCGTCCATGCCGCGATCGGCGAGGGCGTCGACCTGGTGGTCGCAGGCGCGGGCTTCTCCCGCGACGTCTTCGGCTGGTGCCGCGACGCAGGCGTGGAGTGCGTGCCGATCGTCGGCTCCGCGCGGGTGGCACGTCTGGCTGAGCGGTTCGGCGCGTCGGCGGTGGTCGTCGAGGGCGTGGACGCCGGAGGCCATCTCGGCACCGACCAGCACGTGGACGACCTTCTCCCTGAGATCCTGGACGCTGTGGACATCCCCGTCATCGCGGCGGGGGGGATCGTTACCGGAGCCGACATCAAGCGGATGCTCGATGCCGGCGCATCAGGGGTGCAGATGGGGTCACGGTTCGTCGCCACGGAGGAGTGTTCCGCTTCCGATGAGTTCAAACGGCTCTACCTCGAGGCGTGTGAAGACGACATCGTCCTCACCAAGAGCCCGGTGGGCCTTCCCGGCCGGGCGATCGTGAACCCGCTCACCGAGCGTCTGGCGGTGGGAGACTACCCGCGCATAGAGCGGTGCAAGTCGTGCCTCAAGGAGTGCGGCAAAGAGTACTGCATCATGGATGCGCTCCAGCGTTCACAGCGAGGTGACGTGGTGGAGGGCCTGGTGTTCGCGGGCACATCGGCCGCCCGCATTCACGATATCCTGCCGGTAGGGGAGTTGATGGCGCGCCTCGAGGATGAGTGGCGCACGGCGACCGAGGAGGAAGCGCAGTGAGCAGACGTATCGTCGTCACGGGGCTGGGCGCGGTGTCGCCTGTAGGCGTCGGCATCGACGCCATGTGGGATTCGATCCGCAACGGTCGCAGCGGGGTAGGGCCCATCACCTCGTTCGACGCATCGGCGTACCCGGTCCGGTTCGCCGCCTGCGTGGACGACTGGGATCCGTCGCCGTGGATAGAGCCGAAGGAGGCCCGCCGCCTCTCGAGGTTCCAGCAGTTCGCCCTTGCCTCCGCGGTGATGGCGGTCGAGGACGCGGGTCTCGAGATCGACGATGAGAACGCGGACCGCGTGGGCGTGATCGTGGGCTCGGGCATCGGCGGCCTTGCCACGATGGAGGAGCAGAAGACCGTGCTCGAGGAGAAGGGCCCCGCACGGGTGAGCCCCTTCCTCGTCCCGATGATGATCGTCGATCTCGCGGCCGGCCACATCTCGATCAGGCTCGGCGCCAAGGGGATCAACTACGCGCCGGTCTCCGCCTGCGCTACCGGGACGCACTCGATCGGCGAGGCGGGCGAGGCCATACGCAGAGGCGATGCCGACGTCGTCATCGCCGGAGGTTTCGACTGCGGTGTCACACCGCTCGGCCTGGCGGGGTTCTCATCGGCCCGCTCACTGTCCACCCGGAACGACGATCCGCAAGGCGCGTCGAGGCCGTTCGACGCCGACCGCGACGGCTTCGTGATGGGCGAGGGCGGAGCCATCCTGGTCCTCGAGGATCTCGAGCACGCGCGGTCTCGCGGTGCGAGGATCTACGCCGAGCTCTCCGGCTACGGCGCATCCGCCGACGCGTATCACCTCACCGCTCCAGACCCGTCCGGTGACGGCGCCCGCAGGGCGATGCGGCAGGCTCTCGAACGCGCCGGGGTGGCACCGTCGGCGGTGGACTACATCAACGCCCACGGCACCTCCACCGGGCTGGGCGATGCCGCGGAGACAGGCGCCATCAAGCAGGTGTTCGGCGCGGACGCTCCGCCGGTGTCGTCCACCAAGTCGATGACCGGGCACCTCCTCGGCGGCGCCGGGTCGCTCGAAGCCGCCATCTGCGTGCTGGCTATGCGCGACGGTGTGCTGCCGCCCACGATCAACTACACGACACCCGACCCCGAGTGCGACCTCGACTACGTTCCCAATACCGCCCGCGAGGCCGATATCCGCTCGGCGCTCAGCAACTCCTTCGGATTCGGCGGCCACAACGCGACGCTGTTCTTCACCGTGCTGGAGGGGCTCGCCTGATGTCCGGTTCGCTACAGGATCGGGTCGCCCGGTCGCTCGGGTACCGGTTCCGCGACCCCGACCTGCTGGACGTGGCGCTCACTCATCCGTCCTACGCGGCGGAGCATGCCGGTACGGAGGCATACGACCGACTGGAGTTCCTCGGCGACGCTGTCCTGGGCTTCCTGGTGGCCGATCGCACCTATCGCGCGTTCCCTGGGGAGCCCGAGGGAGACCTGACCCGGCGCAAGCACTCCGTAGTGGCCGGCGAGTCGCTCGCACAGGCCGCAGACTCCCTCGGCATCGCCGACCTTCTGAGGCTCGGGAGAGGCGCCGACGCCGCCGGCGAGCGCGTTCGGAGCTCCGTGCTCGAGAACGCGCTCGAGGCGCTGGTAGGCGCCGTCTACCTCGACGGAGGTCTCGAGCCCGCGACGGCGCTCGTCGAACGCATCGTCGCCGCAGCCCCCGATGGGAAGACGAGCGCGCAGGGCGATCCCAAGTCGCTGCTCCAGCAACTCACGCAGGCACAGTGGGGTGTGCTCCCGCAGTACCGCGTGGTGTCTACCGACGGCCCTCCACACGATCGCAGATTCACGGTGGAGGTATCCGTGTCCGGAGAGGTCTCCGGCCGCGGCATCGGGGGGTCGAAGCAATCCGCTGAGAAGGCGGCGGCGACAGCCGCACTGGAGGCGCTGGAGGGGGGCTCGGGGGCCCGCTGAGCGCCGACCCGCTGTGGTAGGATACGGGACGTCCGGCGCGGGGTCAGGCCCGGCACACCTACCGTCACATCCTGCGGAATGGGCTGTCACTTGTACCTGAAGTCACTCACCCTCAAAGGGTTCAAGTCCTTCGCCGACAAGAGCCGTCTCGCGCTTGAGCCCGGGGTCACTGTCGTCGTGGGCCCCAACGGCTCGGGCAAGTCCAACATCTCCGATGCGGTCCTGTGGGTGCTCGGCGAGCAGTCGGCCAAGACCCTTCGCGGCAACTCCATGGAGGACGTCGTATTCGCGGGTTCGTCGGCACGACAGGCTGTCGGCATCGCCGAGGTGGACCTCGTGCTCGACAATCGCAGCGGCACGCTGCCGCTCGAGTTCAGCGAAGTCACCATCACCCGTCGGATGTTCCGCAACGGGGAGAGCGAGTACCTGATCAACCAGTCGCCTTCGCGCCTCCTCGACATCCAGGAGCTGCTCCACGACACGGGCCTGGGACGCGACACCCACTCGATCATCAGCCAGGGCCGGCTCGACGAGATCCTCAACTCCAAGCCGGAGGACCGCCGCGCGCTCATCGAAGAGGCTGCCGGTGTGCTCAAGCACAAGAAGCGTAAGGTGCGGGCGGTACGCAAGCTCACTACGATGGACGTGCACCTCGACCGCATACGCGACGTCCTCACCGAGATCGACCGCCAGCTCAAGCCGCTGCAGAGACAGGCCGACAAGGCGCGCGAGTACCGCGAGATCGAGG
Above is a window of Anaerosoma tenue DNA encoding:
- a CDS encoding beta-ketoacyl-ACP synthase III yields the protein MHHMTHAAITGVGAYLPEHVLTNDDLAGMVDTTDEWIVTRTGIRERRIVAEGQSTSDLAVEAGRAALADAGMEPHDIDLLVVGTGSPDHIMPSTAALTQDRLGLTCGAVDIMAACTSFIAALHHATCVIEAGRARKVLVIGADALTRHIDFNDRRTCVLFGDGAGAVVLEASDEPGVMGIDLGSDGSGADVLIVPAGGAAAPCTPERVANGEHRLRMSGGEVFKFAVRMIPETTRRALEASGLSADDLTWLVPHQANQRILDAVPARLGIAPERVFSNVAMLGNTSAASIPLALHDMYTGDHLQPGDVLALVGFGAGLTWGAAVVRWTKGPNE
- the fabD gene encoding ACP S-malonyltransferase encodes the protein MGAGAAFVFPGQGSQRVGMLDALPSAALPESLLDLAEDVSGLPVRAIATEGPASALADTRVAQPLLFVSGLAWARVADSSGVRPRAVAGHSLGELTALVYAGVMEPDDGMRLVCERARLMAEAATAVPGTMAAVLGMSSEEIAAVIDGLDGVWVGNENGPGQVTISGTHPGVERATAALLGAGARRVVSLAVAGAFHSPLMADASAAFSALLETVTFADARIPVAQNTDPSLVTSAPLIRERLATQMVRPVGWTAIMESLRSEGVGVLAECGPGAVLTGMTRRMEGLEGVSLETDGAERLREVVLG
- a CDS encoding phosphotransacetylase family protein, producing MRSIIVTSTKPYTGKSGIAVALTRILADRGYDVGYFKPYGTMPVTVDGVTTDEDALYVNQVLERPSPLDAVCPVVRTQAFIERMLAGEAADTHPAVLDAFDRCSAGRDVMVVEGPTEPAQGTCAGLSLGDIGPLLSAPVLLVDRPRPTDLPEDALWMAHYLGEQLCGVILNGIHESRLPVARERIVPFLESRGVPMLGVIPFDPALGSVTVREIVDALDAVVITAEDRLQDTVEAFMVGAMGQEKALRFFRRKANKAVITGGDRADVQLAALETSTRAIVLTGNLRPDPFVIARAEDLGVPMLLVDTDTLTAVERMEALLGRVHLHDPLKAARIRRMLEEHCDLERLLSAIGL
- the acpP gene encoding acyl carrier protein — its product is MEQEEIFAKVKDVIVDQLSVDDDDVTPEASFFDDLGADSLDIVELVMALEDSFGVSIPDEEAESIKTVGDAVEYIATNLD
- a CDS encoding NAD(P)H-dependent flavin oxidoreductase, encoding MEMPTLTIGSRTARLPIVQGGMAVRISLSPLAAAVAEAGGVGLIAGSGLTVDELAAEVRAARAATSGVIGVNIMVAVRAFKDLVHAAIGEGVDLVVAGAGFSRDVFGWCRDAGVECVPIVGSARVARLAERFGASAVVVEGVDAGGHLGTDQHVDDLLPEILDAVDIPVIAAGGIVTGADIKRMLDAGASGVQMGSRFVATEECSASDEFKRLYLEACEDDIVLTKSPVGLPGRAIVNPLTERLAVGDYPRIERCKSCLKECGKEYCIMDALQRSQRGDVVEGLVFAGTSAARIHDILPVGELMARLEDEWRTATEEEAQ
- the fabK gene encoding enoyl-[acyl-carrier-protein] reductase FabK, whose translation is MTLTTRITTLLDIEHPVMQGGMAWTATAELSAAVSNAGGIGVIGAGHMPTDLLREQIQLAKELTGRPFGVNLMLLTPHIDDIVAMVLEEHVPMVTTGAGNPAKYMGPLKDAGIIVIPIVPSVALAKRMESIGADAIIGEGMEAGGHIGELTTMVLTPQLVDAVDIPVIAAGGIADGRGAAAAFALGAEGVQLGTRFMCAEECTIHPAVKEQVLKARDRDTIVTGRSTGHPVRVLKNKLARQIMELDRDNRSAEIEALGAGKLAQAMRQGDIEMGSLMAGQSAAMVSCIEPAASIVEGIVAEAEETLRRLGAWAGQ
- the rnc gene encoding ribonuclease III — its product is MSGSLQDRVARSLGYRFRDPDLLDVALTHPSYAAEHAGTEAYDRLEFLGDAVLGFLVADRTYRAFPGEPEGDLTRRKHSVVAGESLAQAADSLGIADLLRLGRGADAAGERVRSSVLENALEALVGAVYLDGGLEPATALVERIVAAAPDGKTSAQGDPKSLLQQLTQAQWGVLPQYRVVSTDGPPHDRRFTVEVSVSGEVSGRGIGGSKQSAEKAAATAALEALEGGSGAR
- the fabF gene encoding beta-ketoacyl-ACP synthase II, which encodes MSRRIVVTGLGAVSPVGVGIDAMWDSIRNGRSGVGPITSFDASAYPVRFAACVDDWDPSPWIEPKEARRLSRFQQFALASAVMAVEDAGLEIDDENADRVGVIVGSGIGGLATMEEQKTVLEEKGPARVSPFLVPMMIVDLAAGHISIRLGAKGINYAPVSACATGTHSIGEAGEAIRRGDADVVIAGGFDCGVTPLGLAGFSSARSLSTRNDDPQGASRPFDADRDGFVMGEGGAILVLEDLEHARSRGARIYAELSGYGASADAYHLTAPDPSGDGARRAMRQALERAGVAPSAVDYINAHGTSTGLGDAAETGAIKQVFGADAPPVSSTKSMTGHLLGGAGSLEAAICVLAMRDGVLPPTINYTTPDPECDLDYVPNTAREADIRSALSNSFGFGGHNATLFFTVLEGLA
- the plsX gene encoding phosphate acyltransferase PlsX codes for the protein MHDKPVTVAVDAMGGDHAPDVVIDGVRTALQQDASLSVLLVGTEEVLASFEHERCTAVVATETIAMDEHPASAVRSKKDSSIVVGCRLVREGRARGFFSAGSTGACMAAATLGMGRLSGVVRPALATVIPAGARPTTLIDIGANADVKPEMIVQFAYMGSAYSRVLLGVEEPTIGLLNIGEEPTKGSALAQEAYALLGEVPGFVGNVEGADVPSGVVDVIVTDGFTGNVTLKVLEGLSRVLLGEVKTALTSSIAAKMAAAVVQPSLIALKERLDPDVYGGAPLLGVNGVCMIGHGSSNARAVASGVVATARAIRGDLTGQIAASLAPSAGVDA
- the fabG gene encoding 3-oxoacyl-[acyl-carrier-protein] reductase, with the protein product MNRLEGRVALVTGGSRGIGAAIATRLAAEGASVAIGFAGREEAASEVVSAIEKAGGRALALQGDISDPDASAALVERTVSEYGRLDVLVNNAGITRDGLLVRMSDDDWHAVIETNLSGAFYTTRAASRIMMKQRAGSIVNIASVVGMMGNAGQVNYAAAKAGLIGLTKTVARELAGRGVRANAVAPGFIETDMTASLPDAAREGALSMIAMGRMGSVEDIAAVVAFLASDDAAYITGQVIAVDGGMTFA